Below is a window of Leifsonia sp. NPDC080035 DNA.
CCCGCACCGGCTTCACCGACCGCACGGGGGTGGAGCACCGCTTCGGCGACGCCGACGCCGAGACCCAGGTGCGCAGCGACGACCGCAACCACGTCTTCCACTCGTGGAGCGCTCAGGCGCACATCGACCCGCTGCCCATCGCGGCGGCCGAGGGCTCCACGTTCTGGGACTACCAGGGCAACGCCTACCTCGACTTCGGCTCCCAGCTGGTGAACCTGAACCTCGGCCACCAGCATCCGGACCTCGTGGCCGCCATCCAGCAGCAGGCAGGACGGCTCGCGACCATCCAGCCGTCGATGGCGAACGACGTGCGCGGCGAGCTCGCCCGGCGCATCGCGAACGTCGCGCCGGGAACGCTGAACACGGTCTTCTTCACCAACGGCGGGGCCGACGCGAACGAGTACGCGGTGCGGATGGCACGACGGGTCACCGGGCGCCGCAAGGTGCTCTCGATGTACCGCTCGTACCACGGCGGCACCTCGACCGCGATCTCGCTCACCGGTGACCCGCGGCGCTGGGCGAACGAACCGAGCGACCCGTCCGTCGCGCACTTCTTTGGTCCGTACCCGTACCGTTCCGCGTTCCACTCCAGCACCCCGGAAGAGGAGACGCAGCGCGCCCTCGAGCACCTCGAGAACGTCATCGTGCTGGAGGGCGCGGCCACCGTCGCGGCGATCATCATCGAGACCGTCGTCGGCACCAACGGCGTGCTGGTCCCCCCGCCCGGCTATCTCGCCGGCGTGCGGGAGCTGTGCGACCGCTACGGCATCGTCTACATCGCCGACGAGGTGATGGTGGGCTTCGGCCGCGTCGGCGAGTGGTTCGCCGTGGACGCGTTCGACGTCGTCCCCGACCTGATCACCTTCGCCAAGGGCGTGAACTCGGGGTACGTGCCGCTCGGCGGCGTGGTCATCTCGGACGCCATCGCGTCGTTCTTCGACGACGTGTCGTTCCAGGGCGGACTGACCTACTCCGGCCACCCGCTGGCGTGCGCGGCCGGCGTCGCGACGTTCGAGGTGTTCGAGCGGGACGGCATCCTCGAGCGCGTCCGCGACCTCGGCGCCCGCGTCGTCGAGCCCGAGATCACGTCCTGGCTCGAGAGGCACGCGTCGCTCGGCGAGGTGCGCGGCCGCGGGCTGTTCTGGGCGCTGGAGCTGGTGCGCGACCGCGACACGCGCGAGCCGCTCGTCCCTTTCAACGCGTCCGGCGCCGACGCCGCCCCGATGGCGGAGGTGGCCGCCGCGTGCAAGAAGGCCGGCGTCTGGCCGTTCACGCACTTCAACCGCGTGCACATCGCCCCGCCGCTGGTGATCACCGAGGAGGAGCTTCGCCGGGGCCTCGCCGCGATCGACGACGCCCTGACCATCGCCGACCGCTACGCGAGCGCCTGAATCGCATCCCACCCCTCCGCGGCACGGCCGTCCCCGATATCGTTGCAGCATGAGCGAACCCGGGGACGGCCGCGTCGCGGTCTATATCGACTTCGACAACATCGTCATCTCGCGCTACGACCAGGTGCACGGCCGTGGTCAATTCATGCGCGACCGGCAGAAGTCGGGAGGGGCGCCGAAGCCCGCCTTCGCCGCGAAGCTCGCGGAGGCCCGCGTCGACCTCGGTGCGGTCATCGACTTCGCGTCGTCGTTCGGCACCCTGGTGCTGACCCGCGCCTACGCAGACTGGTCCGCCGCGGTGAACGCGGAGTACCGCGGCCAGCTCGTCGGGCGGGCGGTCGACCTCGTGCAGCTGTTCCCCGCCGCCGCGTACGCGAAGAACGGCGCCGACATCCGGCTGGCCGTGGACGCGGTGGAGGACCTGTTCCGGCTGCCCGAGCTCACCCACGTGGTGATCGTCGCAGGCGACTCGGATTACATCCCGCTGGCCCAGCGGATCAAGCGGCTCGGCCGGTACGTGATCGGGATCGGCGTCGCCGGGTCCACCGCGCGCTCGCTCGCCGCCGCGTGCGACGAGTTCGTCAGCTACGACGACCTGCCCGGCATCGCCAGGGACGAGGCCGCGGAGCCGGACGTGGCCGAGGTCGAGGTCGCTGAGACGGCAGCGGCGGAGCCCGTCACCGAGCCGACCGCCGCCGAGGATGCCCCCGCCGCCGGCGAGCAGGCGCCCGCGCAGCCGAAACGCGCCACCCGCAAGCGCAAGAGCACCGCCGCCCCGGTCGATGTGCCTGAGGAGGAGGACGAGCCGCAGGTCGACTCGCAGGCCATCGCCACCCGGCTGCTCGCCAGGGCCCTGCAGCTCGGCCACGAGAAGGACGACTCGGAGTGGCTGCACAGCTCGGCCGTCAAGGGCCAGATGAAGCGGATGGACCCGTCCTTCAGTGAGAAGGCCCTCGGCTACCGCTCGTTCTCCGACTTCGTGAAGTCCCGCAGCGATCTGGTGGAGCTGGACGACAGCTCCACCGCCCAGATGGTGCGCCTCGCGCCGACCCGGTCCCGGCGTGCGCGGCACAGCGGCAAGGCCACCGACTCGGTGAGGGCGTCATGACCGGCACGGCGGAGCCGCGCCGGCCGGGCGTGGTGACCGCGGTCGCGATCCTGTGCTGGGTGGTCGGCACGCTGGAGGGCCTCACCGGCATCCTGTACCTGAGGCTTGCGTCCCTGAACGCGATGACGGACACCCCCGCCGCGAGCGCCTTCACGTTCGGCATCGGCTACATCGTGGTCGGGCTCGCCTACATCGCGGTCGGCTTCGGCGTGTTCCGCGGTGCCGATCTCGCCCGCGTCATCGTGCTGCTGGTCAGCCTGATCAACTTCGCCGTCGGCCTGTTCACCGCGCTGAGCGGCCAGCCGCTGACCGGCATCCTCTCGATGGGGCTCGCCGTCGCGATCACGCTTCCGCTGTGGGCGGGACCGGGACGCGCGTGGTTCGACGCCCGCCGCTCGCGATCATCCTGAGCGAGCATCCTGAGCGCGCATCCAGCAAGCGGGCGTTGACTGACGCCCATGGGACGACAGTGGATCGCGGAGCAGTGGGGCGGGCCGGAAACGTGGCGGTTCGCGGAGACGGAGACCCGGCAGCCGGGCACCGGTGAGGTCACCATCCGGGTGCGAGCCGCCGGCGTCAACCCCGCCGACTACAAGCACGTTGCGTCGCCGCGACCCGGACTCCAGCTCCCCGTCCCGATCGGCTACGAGGTCGCCGGGGTGATCGCCGCGATCGGACCGGACACCGAGATCGCCTCCGGCGGCGGCGCCGAGGGCGACGAGGTCCTCGCCTTCCGCATCCAGGGCGGCTACGCCACCGAGGTGACGGTGCCGGCGAAGGACGTCTTCGCCAAGCCGCCCCGGCTCGCCGACGAGGAGGCGGCGAACCTGCTCCTGGCCGGCACGACGGCCGCGCAGATGCTCGACGTCACCCGCGTCCGCGGCGGTGAGACCATCCTCGTGCACGGCGCGTCCGGCGCGGTCGGCGTCAGCATCCTGCAGCAGGCGGCGGAGCTCGACGTGCGGGTGATCGGCACGGCGAGCGAGCAGAGCTTCGCGCGCGTCCGCCGCTTCGGCGGCGTTCCCGTCGCGTACGGACCGGGCCTCGCCGACCGGGTGCGGGAGGCGGCGCAGGGCGAGGTGGCCGCGGCGCTGGACACCGTGGGCACCGACGAGGCGGTGGACGTCTCGCTCGAACTGGTGCCGGATCGCGACCGGATCGTCACGATCGTGGCCGCACAACGCGCCGAGCGGGAGGGCTTCCGCGCCGTCGCCGGCGCGCAGCCGGAGAGCGCCGCGTTCCGGGACGCCGCCAGGGGCCGCCTGATCGCGCTCGCCGGCAGCGGGCGCCTGCAGGTGCCGGTGGCGAAGACCTACCCGCTCTCCGAGGCTCCGGAGGCGCTCCGCTTCCTCGCCGAGGGCCACCCCGGCGGCAAGATCGCCCTGCTCCCCTGACCCTGCCCGGGCCAGCAGGTCGCCGAGCGGTCGCGACACGCCGCCGTGCGTCCGTCGACGCGGCGCGTCGCGACCGCTCGACGCCCCCGCAGAGGGCGGACGCGCAGGTACGCCCCGCGCGTCCGGCCAGGCCGCCGGAGCGCTCTTTCAGCGGTCGGTCACGCCACCTGCAGCTGGGTGCGCGCGGGCGACGGGCAGATCAGGAAGGCGTGACCGTGGTCGCGCTCCGTCACGTGCATGTCGATCCGTGCGCCGCACAGCGGGCAGGTCGCCGCTTCCGTCCTCGCCGTCTCCGGCCCGTAGGGGCCGAGCGGAGGCGGACCGAGGACCGGGAGCAGCTTGGCGTCAAGCCACTCCGCTGCTCGCCCGGCGCGCCCGCCGAGCCGGCCCTCCACCTTGTTCATGCTCCGATGGTAGGCCGGTTCCGCGGCAGTGTGACCGATGCCGGAGGGACTCACAGCGCACTCTCTCAGAGCCCTAGGAAGTGGCAGGCTCCTGCCTGCCCCGGGGGCGGACGAACACCAGCAGGCCGAGGTGCACCACCGCGAGTCCGCTGGCGACCGCGACGGCGGCGAGCCAGCTGGATGCGGTGGTGCCCGCGCTGAAGAGCAGGCCGAGGATCGTGGTCGCGACGATCGCTCCGACATACCGGGACGTCTGGAAGATGCCGGCCGCGACACCGGCGTCCTGGGGGCGCGCCGACGCGTACAGCGCCTGGTTCATCGCGATGCTCACCACGCAGTACGGCACGCCGAGTGCCGCGGTCAGCAGCAGCACCACCCACGGCGCGGTGGTGGCGGCGGCGAAGGCGAGCAGCGCGGCGCCGGCGATCAGGGCGACCGCGCCGGTGATCAGGGTGGGACGGAGCCCGATGCCCTCGATGGCGCGGGCGGCGAGCGGCGTGATGACGATGGTGACCGCCGCGAGCGGGAACATCAGCAGCCCGGCGATGCCCGCCGGATAGCCGCCGTGCTCCTGCAGGTACTGCGGCAGGCCGAAGAACGCCGAGTAGTAGACGATGTTGAAGATCGCGAAGCACAGGTAGACCATCAGCAGCCGGCGGTTCGCGGCGAGCAGGCGCAGGTCGAGGAACGGGTGGCGCGTGCGCAGCTCGCGCAGCACGAAAAGACCGCCGGCGACGACGGCGACCGGCAGCAGCCACCAGAGCGGTTGCGGGTTCAGATCGAGCAGGAAGACCAGCAGCGCGGTCAGGGTGGCGACGAACAGCAGGATGCCCGGCACGTCCGATTCGGCGATGGTGCGGCGCAGCGGCACGCGCTCGCGGCTGGCGTCGCGCGGCGCCAGCATCCAGACGCCCGCGAACGCGAGGGCGGACAGCGGCACGTTGACCCAGAAGATCGACGGCCAGCCGAGGAACGTGACGAGCGCACCGCCGAGCACCGGCCCGACCGCGGCGCCCGAGGTGTTCGCGATCTGGATGCGGCCGAGCAGCCGCGGTGTTCCGACGTCGCTGCGCGCGGCGATGGTGCGCAGCATGGCGATGGCCGAGGGGAACGCCGTAGCGGTGCCGATGGCGAGGGCGACCCGCCCGATGCAGACGCCGACGAAGGAGCCTGCGAAGGGCGTGACCGCGCACGCGAGCGCGACCACGAGCATCCCGAACAAAAACAGCCGGCGCGGACCGAACCGATCCGCGAGGCGCCCCATCAGGGGCTGCCCGGCCGCCGAGGCCAGATAGAACGAGGTGATGACCCAGGTGACCGTTGTGACGTCCACGCGGAACGAGTGCTGCAGCGGCACGAGCGCCACCGCGATCATCGAGGAGTTCAGCGGGTTGAGCAGCGTGCCGAGGCTGAGCGCGGCGACCGCCCAGCCCGCACGGGTGCGGTCGGGCGGGGCTGCTGTCACGCCCCCACCCTACCCGCGGCGGTGGATGCGGCCCCGGCTACTCCCGGAGGTCGTCGGTGGTGAGCGGGATGGTCGAGCGGTACGGGTAGGCCGGCATCGAGGAGAACTCCTCGTCGTCGTCCAGCTCGTACACGTCGTAGGCGAGAGCGCCCGCGAACGTCGTCGCCACGCGGATCTCGCCCGGCGGACACCCGCCGATCAGGGGCACGACCACGACGCTGTCCAGGGTCCGGCCGTCCTCGTAGAGGAGCGCCGCTTTGATGGTTCGCGTGAGAGCGTCCATGTCGCGGACTTTACGCCGGAGCTGGTGTGTCACTTGACGACGCGCGGGCTCCCGGCGAAAGTGTGACTCGGAGGAAGAATGGGAACGTTGATCTACGACGGCGCGGACGGCTTCACGTTCGACGACCGCGTGCTCGCTCATCTGCAGGCGGTCATCGCCACGAAGCTTCGCCGGCGGGAGGGGTTCCTGCTCCTCTGGACCGACCGGACCAGCTCGGAGCAGGGCACGCTCCGCTCGATCTGGCTCGACCCGTCGATCAGCCTGCAGTTCGTGTTCGCGCGGCCGGTGCTCCCCGAGCTCAACCGCGAATGGCTGACCATCATGACGGAGAAGGCCAACGGGAACGGCGGACTGCACCTCGACGACGAGCTGCGCGCCGAGATCCGCGAGGAGATCCCCGAGGGCACCTATCGCGGCCGCAAGCGGTCGGCGAGCTGAGGCGGCGAGGATGGGACGCCTCATCTACGGCAATGGGCAGCAGTACGAGTTCGACGACCGCACGCTCGCGCACGTCAAGATCGCCCTGGTGACCAAGCTGCGCCGCCACGAGAGCTTCCTGCTGAACTGGCAGATCCCGCTCGAGCAGGGAGGCGGCAGGATGAGCATCTGGGTCAGCAGGGAGATCCCGATGGCGTTCGTCTTCGGCGGCAGCCGTCCGCCGCGGCTCAACGAGCGCTGGATGGACGCGCTGCTGCACACCAGCCAGCGCACCGGCGGGATGGTCGTGATGACCGAGGAGGAGGCCGAGTCCGGCGACTACAGCGACCGCTGAATCCCGACGCCGCGTCCGCGACCGACGTCAGGCGACGAGCGGATGCCGCCGCGACGGCCCGTCGGCCGCGGTCGCCGCTCGGCGGCACCGCGGGTTGACGCAGCGCATCGCGACCGTCACCACGGCCCAGCTGCCACCGACGGCCGGCATCAGCCGTCTCTCCCGCTCCAATGGCGCGCCGCACACGGCGCAGATCCCCGTTCCCGCGACCATAGAAACCAACCCCGTCCCGAAACCGCTGTCTCCATGGTCCGCCCGGCCGGCCACCGGCGCAAGGGAGGGGGTGCCACCGGGGCGGCGGGCTCCTAGACTCCGGCCATGCCGGTGTGGACGGGCGGTCCCGCGCTGCTGACGCAGCTGCTCCTCCTGCTGCTCGCCTTCGTGCTGTCGGCGATCATCGGGGTGGAGCGGGAGCGGCAGTACAAGAGCGCGGGCCTCCGCACGCACATCCTCGTCGGGCTCGGTGCCGCCATGTTCACGCTGATCTCGGCGTACGGCTTCACGGCGCTCGGGATGCCCGCGACGGACCCGTCCCGCATCGCGGCCCAGGTGGTGACCGGGATCGGCTTCGTCGGCGCCGGGGTGATCTTCGTCAACCGCGGCAACGTGGTCGGGCTCACGACCGCCGCGTCCATCTGGGTGACGGCAGCGGTCGGGATGGCGTGCGGGGCCGGGATGCCGCTGCTCGCGATCGCCGGGGCGCTGCTGCACCTGATCGCCGTCGGCACGCTGCCGGCCGCCGAGCGGATGCTGCGCCGGCGCACCGGCGCCGCGCTCACGGTGCGCATCGACCCGCGCACGGCGGCGCTCCCCTCCCTGCTCGAGCGCTGCGACGCGAGTGCCGCGAAGACCCGCATCGACGACCTGCGGCGGACGCACGACGGGGTCGAGGTGAGCGTCCACGTGCGCGGCAGGCAGGCGGAGACCGACCGCCTCATCGCCGACCTCGGCGGGATCGACGGGGTGCTGTCGGTCGCCGCCGCCACCGCGCGGCCCTAGGGCGTGCCCGACCGATCAGTGTGACGGGCGGTCGTGCTCGGCCTTCGGGTAGTCGCCGCTGCGCAGGTGCGAGCTGCGGACCAGTGGCTCCCCGCCGTCGCGCTCCGAGCCGACGTACGCGCCGACGATGTCCGCCTCGGGCCCCGCGTGACCGTCGGACTCCGTGTAGCGACCGTGGACGTCGCGCGGCGCGGCCGTCTCCGGCTCTGCCTGGGTGTAGCGGCCCTCGACGCGGTCGCGCCCCTCTGCCTCGACCATGACCATCGCCTCCTTAGTTGCGATAGCGCAATCATCCCACGGGAGCGTTCCGGCGAACACAGGTCGGGAGCGATTCCGAGCGTGCTCGCATCTTGCGCAAATGTTGCCCGTCCGCAAGCGATCCGCGGTAGAACTGAGGGATGGACGCCACGCCGGAAAACCTGCACGAGGTGGATGCCGCCCTGCTCGCGGCGGACGTGATGATGGGCGTCGCCGCGCGCTCCGTCATGGACGTCGACGACATCGTCACCTCCCCGCAGTTGCGCGTGCTCGTGACCGTCGCCACCCGGGGTCCGCAGAACCTCGGTGAGATCGCCACCGAACTGGGCGTGCACGCTTCGAACGCGACCCGAACGTGCGACAAGCTGGTCCGCGCCGGACTTCTCGCCCGCACGGAGAACCCGACCGATCGGCGCTTCGTGCGTCTCACGCTGACCAGGAAGGGCACCGCCCTCGTCGACCGGGTGATCGACCACCGCCGTGCGGCACTCGCCACGGTCCTCGAGGCCATGGATCCCGCGGAGCGCGCCGCCGCGGCCGACGGGTTCCGCGCGTTCGCGCTCGCCGCCGGCGTCCGGCAGGGCGCGGACGGCCGGTTCACCCTCGTCCACCCGCCCGCGGCCGCGAGCGCCTAGCCCCGTCGTCCCGCCGGAAGCCCGCGCGAAGCGACGCCGAAGCGGTAGCGTCGCACCGTGGAGATCACCGTTCGGACCAGCCTCGGCCCCGGCCGCCTCGTCGTCGCGGAGGCGGAGGTGCCGGTCGCCGTGCTCTGGCTCGGCCACGGCGCGGGCGGCGGCATCGGCGCCGCGGATCTGGCGGCCATCGCCGCGCGCCTGCCTGGGCAGGGCGTCACGGTCGCACGGTACGAGCAGCCCTGGCGCGTGGCGGGCAAGCGGGTCGCCTCCCGTCCCGAGCAGCTGGACACCGCGTGGCGCGAGACCGCGCCCGCAGTCCACGAGCTCGCCGGGGACCTTCCCCTGTTCACCGGCGGCCGCAGCGCCGGCGCCCGCGTCGCCTGCCGCACCGCGGCGGACACCGGCTCGGCCGGCGTCGTCTGCCTCGCCTTCCCGCTGCATCCACCCGGACGCCCGGAGTCGTCCCGCCGCGACGAGCTGCTCACCCCGACGGTGCCTGTCCTGGTGGTGCAGGGCGACCGCGACACGTTCGGCGGAGCGGAGCTGGTCGCCACCGAGGCCGCGGACCGACCGAACATCCGGGTGGTCCCTGTCCCTGGCGCCGACCACGGCATGAAGACCCTGAAGTCCTCCGCGCTGGATGCGCACGACGTCGCCGGCCTCGTCACGTCCGCCGTCACGCACTTCATCCGCGACGTGGTCGCCCCCTGAGGACGCACGCCGCGGGAAAGGCCCCCACGGACGCCTGCGCGCGCTAGTCGTCCGGCGTGACGACCTGCTGCACCTCGGAATCGTCGCCGACGGTTCCGGGAACGGTCTCCGCGTACAGATAGGCGGCGGACGCAGGCCAGGAGCTCCCGTCGATCAGTCGGTACACATCCACGGCGGCGGCCCCGGCGAACGTCGTGGCGGCGCGGATGGCCGCGGGCGCCGCCGGACCGCGGATGGGCAGGCGCAGACTGAAGCTGTCCCGAAGCTCGTCAGGGAAGAGGAAGACCGCGACGAAGGTGCCTTCGTCCCCCGTGGCCCCGTCCATCGCCCCACCCTCCCGTGCGAGTCGTGGAACGAGAGAGGGCTGGATGCCTCCCCCGCCGCCTCGCCGGAATGATGCACCCGCGAGTGGTGCGGCGGCAATACGCCATCGGCCGGCTTTCCGGACCGCGTCGTCTCGAAAACCGGGACTGCCCGAGCCACCATGCGATGACGCAGAATGCCGCCATGAGCGAATCGGAGATCACCGGAGCGACCACGCTCGGCCCCGGGCACGTCCCCGGCGGCATCCCGCTGAAGATCCGCCTCAGCGAGGCAGACCTCTCCGCTCTGGCGCGCATCGCCAAGCGCAAGGACACCACTGCCGCCGCACTAGTGGAGCAGCTGGTGCTCGGCGCCCTGGCGCACGCGGAGGTGCCCGCGGCCGCGGAGTCGACTCCCAAGCGGCGCCACACCACCTACGAGCAGGCCACCAGCGGCTACCGCGCCGACTGAGCGCGCCTCCACTCTTCCCCTCTTTCAGGGCGATTCCGCGCGCCCGGAAAAAGTTTGCTATTCAGTGTTGCTATCTACCGGTACTCGGCGTTACTATCTACTGGTAGTCAACAACACTGAGTAGTTAGGGGGGTTCCATGAGCAAGCAGGCCACAGAGATGCTCAAGGGAACACTCGAGGGCATCGTCCTCGCCATCCTCGCCGGCCGCGCCGCGTACGGCTACGAGATCACCTCGTGGCTCCGCGACCGGGGATTCACCGACATCGCGGAGGGCACGATCTACGCCCTCCTGGTCCGGATCGAGCAGCGCGGGCTCGTGGACGTCGAGAAGGTGCCCTCGGAGAAGGGCCCGCCGCGCAAGGTCTACTCCCTGAACGCGCAGGGCAGGGAGTACCTGGATGAGTTCTGGAGGACGTGGAGCTTCCTCTCGGACCGACTCGAACAGCTCCGCGAAGGGGACAACTGACATGGCATCGAAATGGATCGAGATGGTCACCGGATCGCTCGAGCAGAAGAAGCAGTACCGGCAGCTGAGGGGCCGCCTGGAGGCGCTACCCGAGCCGTACCTCGAGGTGGCGAAAGCGGTGCAGCGGTACCTCATGTACCGGGGCGGCATCACCGATGGCGAGACCCTCATCGTGATGATGGGCGACTTCGTCGAGCTCTGGGAGCGCGCCGCAGCAGACGGCACCCCGGTGCGGGACATCGTCGGCGACGACCCGGTCGAGTTCGCGGACGCCTTCATCGAGGCGTACCTCGGCAAGCGCTGGATCGACAAGGAGAAGGCACGCCTCACCGCGGCGGTCGAGGCGGCAGAACAGACAGAGGAGAAGGGCCGATGACGGCAGTGTTGCAGGACCCGGCGATCCGGGTCCGAGGACTCGAGAAGTCCTACAAGAAGCTCAGCGTCCTCCGCGGCGTCGACTTCGATGTCGAGCGGGGCAGCATCTTCGCGCTGCTCGGCTCCAACGGCGCAGGCAAGACCACGGCGGTGAAGATCCTGTCCACCCTGCTGAAGGGGGACGGCGGGACCGCCACCGTCAACGGCTTCGACGTCGCGTCGAAGGCGGCGGACGTGCGGGACTCGATCAGCCTGACCGGGCAGTTCGCCGCGGTCGACGAGGTGCTCACCGGGCGTGAGAACCTGATCCTGGTGGCGCAGCTGCGGCATCTGAAGAAGCCGGCCGCCGTCGCGGACGAGCTGCTCGCCCGGTTCTCGCTCACCGACGCGGGCTCCCGCAAGGTGGCGACCTACTCGGGAGGCATGCGCCGGCGGCTCGACATCGCGATGAGCCTGATCGGCAACCCGCCGGTGATCTTCCTCGACGAGCCGACCACCGGTCTCGACCCGCAGGCGCGGATCGAGGTCTGGGAGGCCGTCAAGGAACTCGCCAGCCGCGGCACCACGGTGCTGCTGACCACGCAGTACCTGGACGAGGCGGAGCAGCTCGCCGACCGCATCGCCATCCTGCACGAGGGACGCATCATCGCCAACGGCACCCTCGGCGACCTGAAGAAGCTCCTCCCGCCGGCCGAGGTCGAGTACGTGGAGAAGCAGCCCAGCCTGGAAGACGTCTTCCTGGCCATCGTCGGCCCCCGGGCCTCGACAGAAACGGAGGAAGCACGATGACCGCAGCAACGTTCGTCGCGGACACCACCGTCCTCACCGGGCGGTCCATGCGACACATCACACGCAGTCTCGACACCATCATCACCACCGCGCTCATGCCGATCGCGTTCATGCTGCTGTTCGTGTTCGTGTTCGGCGGGGCGATCAACACGGGGAGCTTCGAGGGCTCGTACGTGAACTACCTGCTCCCCGGCATCCTGCTCATCACGGTCGCCACGAGCATCTCGTACACGGCCTACCGGCTGTTCATGGATCTGAAGGGCGGCATCTTCGAGCGCTTCCAGTCCATGCCGATCGCCCGCTCCAGTGTGCTGTGGGCGCACGTGCTGACCTCGCTGGTCTCCACGATGATCTCGGTGGTGCTGGTCGTGCTGGTCGCGCTGCTGATCGGGTTCCGCACCGGTGCGAGCGTGCTCGCCTGGCTCGGGGTCGCCGGCATCCTGGTGCTGTTCACGCTGACGCTGACCTGGATCGCGGTGATCGCGGGACTGTCGGCCAAGACGGTGGACGGGGCGAGCGCCTTCTCGTACCCGATCATCTTCCTGCCGTTCATCAGCTCGGCCTTCGTGCCGACGGAGACGATGCCGGGTCCGGTGCAGTGGTTCGCGGAGAACCAGCCGATCACCTCGATCGTCAACTCCATCCGGGCGCTGTTCGCGCAGCAGCCGGTGGGCAACGACATCTGGATCGCGCTCGCCTGGTGCGTCGGCATCCTGATCGTCGCCTACGTCTTCGCGATCACCATCTACCGGCGCAAGAT
It encodes the following:
- a CDS encoding ABC transporter permease, yielding MTAATFVADTTVLTGRSMRHITRSLDTIITTALMPIAFMLLFVFVFGGAINTGSFEGSYVNYLLPGILLITVATSISYTAYRLFMDLKGGIFERFQSMPIARSSVLWAHVLTSLVSTMISVVLVVLVALLIGFRTGASVLAWLGVAGILVLFTLTLTWIAVIAGLSAKTVDGASAFSYPIIFLPFISSAFVPTETMPGPVQWFAENQPITSIVNSIRALFAQQPVGNDIWIALAWCVGILIVAYVFAITIYRRKITAG